From a region of the Cucumis sativus cultivar 9930 chromosome 6, Cucumber_9930_V3, whole genome shotgun sequence genome:
- the LOC101211720 gene encoding SNF1-related protein kinase catalytic subunit alpha KIN10 (The RefSeq protein has 1 substitution compared to this genomic sequence) has translation MDMNVPNYKLGKTLGIGSFGKVKIAEHALTGHKVAIKILNRRKIKNLDMEEKVRREIKILRLFMHPHIIRLYEVIETPSDIYVVMEYVKSGELFDYIVEKGRLQEDEARNFFQQIISGVEYCHRNMVVHRDLKPENLLLDSKCNVKIADFGLSNIMRDGHFLKTSCGSPNYAAPEVISGKLYAGPEVDVWSCGVILYALLCGTLPFDDENIPNLFKKIKGGIYTLPSHLSSGARELIPSMLVVDPMKRITIPEIRQHPWFQAHLPRYLAVPPPDTMQQAKKIDEDILQEVVKMGFDRNQLVESLRNRIQNEATVAYYLLLDNRFRVSSGYLGAEFQETMETGFNRMHPSDPTNPAVGHRLPGYMDYQGMGLRAQFPVERKWALGLQSRAHPREIMTEVLKALRELNVAWKKIGHYNMKCRWLPGIPGHHEGMINNPVHSNHYFGDKSTIIENDGVVKSPNVIKFEVQLYKTREEKYLLDLQRVQGPQFLFLDLCAAFLAQLRVL, from the exons ATGGATATGAATGTACCAAACTATAAGCTTGGGAAAACCCTTGGCATTGGTTCATTTGGGAAAGTGAAAATTGCGGAACATGCTTTAACTGGTCATAAAGTTGCTATTAAGATCCTTAACCGCCGAAAGATAAAAAACTTGGATATGGAAGAAAAAG TGAGaagagagattaaaatattgagATTGTTCATGCATCCTCACATTATACGGCTCTATGAGGTTATAGAGACCCCATCAGACATTTATGTTGTGATGGAGTATGTAAAATCTGGGGAGCTCTTTGACTATATTGTAGAAAAGGGAAGGTTGCAGGAGGATGAAGCCCGTAATTTTTTCCAACAG ATCATCTCTGGTGTGGAGTACTGCCACAGGAATATGGTAGTTCACAGAGATCTCAAGCCAGAGAACTTGCTTTTAGACTCTAAATGCAATGTGAAGATTGCTGATTTTGGTTTGAGCAACATAATGCGTGATGGTCACTTTCTGAAGACAAGTTGTGGGAGTCCCAATTATGCTGCCCCAGAG gtCATCTCCGGGAAATTATATGCTGGACCTGAAGTAGATGTCTGGAGTTGTGGTGTGATTTTGTATGCTCTTCTATGTGGCACTCTTCCTTTTGACGATGAAAACATTCCCAACctattcaagaaaataaag GGTGGAATCTATACTCTTCCAAGTCATTTATCATCTGGTGCTAGAGAACTGATTCCTAGTATGCTGGTGGTTGACCCAATGAAGCGCATCACGATCCCCGAGATTCGCCAGCACCCATGGTTTCAGGCTCATCTTCCACGCTATTTGGCCGTGCCTCCACCTGATACAATGCAACAGGCAAAAAAG ATCGATGAAGACATTCTTCAGGAGGTTGTAAAGATGGGATTTGACAGGAACCAGCTGGTGGAATCTCTTCGTAACCGAATTCAAAACGAG GCTACTGTTGCTTATTATTTGTTGCTGGACAACCGGTTTCGTGTTTCTAGTGGCTATCTTGGAGCTGAGTTTCAGGAGACTAtg GAAACTGGATTCAACCGTATGCACCCTAGTGATCCTACAAATCCTGCTGTAGGACACCGCCTTCCTGGATATATGGATTATCAAGGAATGGGCTTGAGAGCACAGTTTCCTGTTGAGAGGAAGTGGGCTTTGGGATTACAG TCTCGAGCTCATCCTCGTGAAATTATGACTGAAGTTCTTAAGGCCCTACGGGAGCTTAATGTGGCTTGGAAGAAGATTGGGCACTACAATATGAAATGCAGATGGCTACCTGGAATTCCAGGCCATCATGAAGGCATGATCAACAACCCTGTGCATAGTAATCATTACTTTGGGGATGAGTCTACCATCATTGAAAACGACGGAGTTGTAAAATCGCCGAATGTTATTAAGTTTGAAGTACAg CTGTACAAAACACGCGAAGAGAAGTATTTGCTTGATCTACAGAGGGTTCAAGGCCCCCAGTTCCTTTTCCTGGATCTTTGTGCTGCCTTCCTTGCCCAGCTTCGAGTCCTCTAA
- the LOC101211720 gene encoding SNF1-related protein kinase catalytic subunit alpha KIN10 isoform X1, with protein MDGPTGRSGGGMDMNVPNYKLGKTLGIGSFGKVKIAEHALTGHKVAIKILNRRKIKNLDMEEKVRREIKILRLFMHPHIIRLYEVIETPSDIYVVMEYVKSGELFDYIVEKGRLQEDEARNFFQQIISGVEYCHRNMVVHRDLKPENLLLDSKCNVKIADFGLSNIMRDGHFLKTSCGSPNYAAPEVISGKLYAGPEVDVWSCGVILYALLCGTLPFDDENIPNLFKKIKGGIYTLPSHLSSGARELIPSMLVVDPMKRITIPEIRQHPWFQAHLPRYLAVPPPDTMQQAKKIDEDILQEVVKMGFDRNQLVESLRNRIQNEATVAYYLLLDNRFRVSSGYLGAEFQETMETGFNRMHPSDPTNPAVGHRLPGYMDYQGMGLRAQFPVERKWALGLQSRAHPREIMTEVLKALRELNVAWKKIGHYNMKCRWLPGIPGHHEGMINNPVHSNHYFGDESTIIENDGVVKSPNVIKFEVQLYKTREEKYLLDLQRVQGPQFLFLDLCAAFLAQLRVL; from the exons ATGGATGGACCAACTGGTCGCAGCGGCGGTGGCATGGATATGAATGTACCAAACTATAAGCTTGGGAAAACCCTTGGCATTGGTTCATTTGGGAAAGTGAAAATTGCGGAACATGCTTTAACTGGTCATAAAGTTGCTATTAAGATCCTTAACCGCCGAAAGATAAAAAACTTGGATATGGAAGAAAAAG TGAGaagagagattaaaatattgagATTGTTCATGCATCCTCACATTATACGGCTCTATGAGGTTATAGAGACCCCATCAGACATTTATGTTGTGATGGAGTATGTAAAATCTGGGGAGCTCTTTGACTATATTGTAGAAAAGGGAAGGTTGCAGGAGGATGAAGCCCGTAATTTTTTCCAACAG ATCATCTCTGGTGTGGAGTACTGCCACAGGAATATGGTAGTTCACAGAGATCTCAAGCCAGAGAACTTGCTTTTAGACTCTAAATGCAATGTGAAGATTGCTGATTTTGGTTTGAGCAACATAATGCGTGATGGTCACTTTCTGAAGACAAGTTGTGGGAGTCCCAATTATGCTGCCCCAGAG gtCATCTCCGGGAAATTATATGCTGGACCTGAAGTAGATGTCTGGAGTTGTGGTGTGATTTTGTATGCTCTTCTATGTGGCACTCTTCCTTTTGACGATGAAAACATTCCCAACctattcaagaaaataaag GGTGGAATCTATACTCTTCCAAGTCATTTATCATCTGGTGCTAGAGAACTGATTCCTAGTATGCTGGTGGTTGACCCAATGAAGCGCATCACGATCCCCGAGATTCGCCAGCACCCATGGTTTCAGGCTCATCTTCCACGCTATTTGGCCGTGCCTCCACCTGATACAATGCAACAGGCAAAAAAG ATCGATGAAGACATTCTTCAGGAGGTTGTAAAGATGGGATTTGACAGGAACCAGCTGGTGGAATCTCTTCGTAACCGAATTCAAAACGAG GCTACTGTTGCTTATTATTTGTTGCTGGACAACCGGTTTCGTGTTTCTAGTGGCTATCTTGGAGCTGAGTTTCAGGAGACTAtg GAAACTGGATTCAACCGTATGCACCCTAGTGATCCTACAAATCCTGCTGTAGGACACCGCCTTCCTGGATATATGGATTATCAAGGAATGGGCTTGAGAGCACAGTTTCCTGTTGAGAGGAAGTGGGCTTTGGGATTACAG TCTCGAGCTCATCCTCGTGAAATTATGACTGAAGTTCTTAAGGCCCTACGGGAGCTTAATGTGGCTTGGAAGAAGATTGGGCACTACAATATGAAATGCAGATGGCTACCTGGAATTCCAGGCCATCATGAAGGCATGATCAACAACCCTGTGCATAGTAATCATTACTTTGGGGATGAGTCTACCATCATTGAAAACGACGGAGTTGTAAAATCGCCGAATGTTATTAAGTTTGAAGTACAg CTGTACAAAACACGCGAAGAGAAGTATTTGCTTGATCTACAGAGGGTTCAAGGCCCCCAGTTCCTTTTCCTGGATCTTTGTGCTGCCTTCCTTGCCCAGCTTCGAGTCCTCTAA